In Paralichthys olivaceus isolate ysfri-2021 chromosome 12, ASM2471397v2, whole genome shotgun sequence, the genomic window CAGATTCCAACCAGAACCTTTCTTGTTGAAAGGTTGATGGTGCCAACCGCTGCACCACCGTGCACGCACAGCATTTATCAAGGCACAAAGTAAACTCAGGTGCCGGTAGATTCTCCCAGGTTTCCTCTCTGCTGACTCGTGCTAATCTCTCTGAGTGTTtcaattagaaaataaaatatcagagGAACGAGCAGGCTGCTCTGCTGTAAACACGTCGTCCCCTGAAGATAGCCAGCGGTCATTTTCTTTCACCTCACAGGAGGAGGCAACTGATTTGACGACTGGTTAACAGGAGGAGCTCCTCCTGGCTGAACTGACCGACAGCGCTCAATAAAGAGCTGCGGTCTGCgtcttgattgacacgtgaagTGAAGCCTTCACCCAGACACACTGTCTGCGGAGGCCGGGAACGCATTAGAGAAGGTAGATCCCCTCAGTAAAGCAGCTTCATGTGACAATCCTCACTGCTCATGTCGCCGGCAGAAACTCAGGGTCACGGAGGGGATTGAACCCGCGACTCTTTAGTTACAGGAGCCTTTTTATCCACTTGTCCACTCTGCTGAGTAACATCACAGCTCTGCTATTTCTGGAAATGAATTAGTCTTATTTCAGCTAAAAGCCATGCGATGTAATACCCACTCACGGTATTAACTTAAGAGGATAGAGCGAGAACAAGGAGAAgcgaaacaaaaaataaaaaagctctcatattaattactttttcttttaccaCTGACAGACGTGGAATTTAAACTACAAACTGTTTTACTTCATCACATCAGGTTAGAAAGTGTCGGATTTCAACGTGAAGTCAAAAAGCTTGGATCAGACGTCAACTTCCTCTTATTTCTGATCACTTCCACTTTGACGTGTTTACACATGCAAGCATTATACGAAATGATGGACATTCAGCGTCGATCGAAACTGCAAATGAGGTGAACGTCCAATCAGGATCATCGTCTCCTTCCAGATGCCTCGTAGGTCGATCACCTGTGAGCTGTCAAAGTTTTAAATATTAACCCCCTCCTGTCGTTCAGTTCAGCACCACGATCAGAGTGACCCACCTCCACAACTATGGATACCCGCTGTTCTCCCTTCAACCTGTCCAATCAAAAGCCTCCATGAGACGTCCCAACTTCATCACCACCTCCAGTGTCCCAGATGAACAACTTTAACAGAACCTAATTGTTTTCTAAAAGGTCCATCATCAAGCAGTTTACAAAGCTGCAGGTTATTACGAGTGTATGGGCAACAGATGCAACTCACAATCATCCTCACTGTCATTTAATatgctttgttgttttctcagtCAATCAATTCATTGTTTGGGCtataaaacaagagaaaattATGAAATGTCAAATCAGAAATTCAGACGATTGCAGGGGATGTTTTTATCTGACCGACAAAACCCCAAAATATTCAATTAACTGCCTCAAAAGGACGAGAGAACAGGGACGTTTCCACATCTGAGGACCTGGAAGCTCCTGATAAAGACACTAAACTGACTTTGAGCGACACTTGTTCTGTTAAATGACTAATTTTCACGATCAAGAATGAAGCAGTGTGTTTAATTTATCAGCCAACATGGACAATAGGACCTAAAAGAGCTGAAATGATCAATCAAATGTTCAATCAGTGGATCGACAGAAAGTTAAACATACAACCAGGCATATTTTAACAAGTGATTATTAGTCTAAACACTTAATTTGGCAAATATGACAAACTTttgataattaattatgaagatttgtggattttctctctttaattTTGTCGTAAAATCAATATCATTGGATTTTGACATGTTGCTCTGATAAAACTACTAATCTAAGAACATCACATTGAGCTCTGAGAGGCTGTGATGGAccttttccattattttctCACATTGCAACGACAAAACTATTATAGATATAATAGATACGTCCATAATTGCATCCATTGTTGTGGGTCTACCATCGATGAAACAATATCTGCTCCTGAGCTAAGTGGACCAGATCTAACCCAGACAGTTAAATCTGAATTTGGCTCTGATGACGTGCAGTGTTTGGGTCTCTGGGGGGTTCACAGGAGCTGGATGGTCTCCATGGTGCAGCCTGGCACAAAGATGGAGATGCATTCTGACAACATTCAGAGTAAGCTGCAGGAtaaacacctcctcctccaggctgCACCGAGGCTGGAGTGTTTGTTTAtcactttgtttgtgttcaccAGCCAGCTGCCATATGATCCATCTCTTATTCACCACCTCATCCAACACAGTGCAGGGGGCTGCGAGCAGGGGGCTGAGTGCTGGGCCTGCATGGGAACCCTCTTGGCACGATGCTGGATCTAACCTGGATCTAAACAATCCGACAAAATGACTGTGCAGCTTTGGAAACACCTGCGGTAAAGTTGCGGTGACTCACCTGGGCACGCAGTTCGGGGAGGATCCGTCAATCTCCCACGTTGCAAACAGGTTCATGGGCACCGGTCTGTTGAGAGCCCCGCTCCCGGGGAAGCTCAGGCGGCCGCTTCTCTCCGCCATGGTccggggctgctgctgctgctgctgctgctgcgggggTCCGATAAGGAGCTGTGGGGGGGGTTCGTGGACAGCGGACCGGTGCGGGtcctctgtgggtgtgtgtgtgtgtgtgtccgtgtgaaAGAGCCGCCACACGCTCACGGTAGTGCGATGTGAAGGGCGGAGGGCGAGCTCATCCCTGCGTCCTCTGCGCGCCGGGCGGGTCGGTGTGGTGCTCGGTGCCGGGGAGGATCTGCAGAGTGCGCAGCGCAGCAGAGAATCACGGAGGTGCGCTTGTTGTGCCCACCACGCTGCTCCCGGAGTATGAGGGGTGGTTAGTGCCACACGCCacccaggaggaggaggatgaggaggaggaggaggaagagggggaggaggtttcacaaacacatgctgcgTTCCAGACGAGTCGGATGTTGAAACTGGCCAGTTAACCATTATAAACTTTGTTCCCGTGCAACTGGATCATTATCAACACGGGTTATTCAAGCGTGACGTCATTCCGAGCACCGAGCTCTGAGGCTTTAAATTGTCTCTTGTCGTTTTGCATTTTTACTGTCGTGCATTTTGCACAGATGCTTCAAATATTGTCTCAATCTCAATTTACGTCAGACATTGACTTTGTGCTTTAAATGgttaaaatatagtttttttgttgttttatgttgatTTGTGAACGTttcaatttgattgattgtctgatttaaataaacaaccCAAAACTGATCAACTGACAGATAAAAATGCATCTTGTagtgatgtcatgtgatatAAAGATGAATACAACACTGCAGCACGAGAGACCGAGCAGTAATTTGACTTCTTGCACCGCTGCTACATTTCTGAGGGCAAATGAAAGACACAGCTTTCACTTTTCAACTGGCTCCTCTCGTGGCATTAATCACCCCTCATACTTTTCTCCCCAGGAAACACGTCACCGAAGGTCTCTGGACTCAGGTGCAGCTGAGGTCACCTCTTATTTTGGAAATTTGGTGCATTTTAATTAATCAACCACATCCTCTGTGTTAATTAAGGAAACGTTTTAAAATGTGAGAAATCCCAGACTCGTGCCCCCACACCTGCCCTGCTGAGGAGCTGTTGAGCAAGTCAAACACCTAAACAAAGATTTTTTAACTGTCAATAACTAATGAATTCATATTGATCAGATTATTGAACATGGATTCACAGAAATTCTCATTGATGTCACTGCACCATGAGAATGCACTGCCACCGTGTGGTGATGAGAGTGTCTGACGCTGGATGAACTCAATGACCTTTTTGTTCTTCACTTCAACTAAACCTCTGAAAGTTTTTGAATGAAACTCCTCACAGACACGTTTAACTCTTTCCTTTACGGAGCCTGACCATGCACCACAGTGACAGGCTGCAGGACACAGGCTCTGTGGATTAGTGTGAGCTGATGGATAAGCTGTTCAAATTAATCCATGCATAGCTCGTCCACAAGTATAATTTATCACCAGACGCTCCTCTCACACTATTTATAGCCGCCTCGAAAAGCGAATTGAAGAACTTTTGATTTCTACTTCACTGTCAGTGACTCAAACGTATTGACTGGACGCAGTGATATAAATCCAACACACGTGCCAAGTGTGTGTTCACCCATCCGATTCTGTAATACTCCAGAGAGAGGATTTATTTCTCACAGTGGAAAAGGAAGGATTTTAACTGCACGTCTTCATCCTGGCTTTTCAAAAAGTTCATCCAGCAAGTGTGGTTTTTATATTCTGACCATTTTGTGTAATCACAGCGACTAAGATATTCTTTTACACCATCATATTCAcatatttcaatgtttttcctcatcatcattaAGACATTGTAGAGACCGGCGATAAACATTCATGTTAAAAACAACTAAGCACGTCCAAAGCAAGTAGTTgacattttaacatatttatctCCACCAAGGTTTATATAAATCACTTTTGAATCATAAACAAATGGCGTAGATTTAAAATGACATGTCTGACCCTATGAAACTGAGCCCAAGAGACATTTGATACTAAAACAGTCTCCAAAAAAAGAGACGTGTCATTACAGGATCAAGAATTTTATCTGTTAAGATGAGACGGTTGTGCTTCTGCAATCAGGAAGAGACAAGCTACATAAATACCCATGACAAGTAACTTTTGCTTATTATTGACTCAATACTTGGAACTAAGGCAATAGGTCGACTTACTTTTTCCACAGATGTTTGCATCTTATACTTTATagaacaaatgatttaaaagctGATTTTCAATGTGGTTTTGTTGCCGTTGTCCAAAAACTAAGAATCAAATACTCAATTGCAAACTGATTCTATAACTTGTCAtaattgtctttatttctgCTTATGAAATGGGGTGTATAAAACTCAAATGTTATTGCCGTCTGTACAAGAGGCTGAGCTACATTTAAGCCAACAGCATGAGATTCAAACTTATTTTGTTAAACTGCAGagaatttatttaatatatacgAGCGACCTGCATTTACAAAATATTCAGAGTTGTTtctggacaaaacaaaaaaaaaagaaatgacaatatGAAGTGAATTTTATTAGTATCGAATCAATAAACATTTCTTCTTGCTGAAAAAGACACTTGTGTTCAGACAACACCACACAAGTCTGGAGACGGagtaaataaaagcaaagaaaatgaatcacgAACACAAGACACGGTCCTGATACagcagtgtttaaaaaaagccgCTCAAAATTAGTTTCGAATTACAATATCATTACACAGGGAAGCTGAAATACATCACCGACTGAGATGTTAGCATTTTCATCATCACATACATATCAGGGCAGTGAATGCAACACGTGTGGGGGCGCCTGTTTTGGTGCCTCGCCAGAAGCAGAATCACAGTTTCACGTCGACACCAGGAGCTCACGTTTCAAACACAAACGGACTCAACAACATTTTGGAGAATTGAAACCATTCCCAGAGAACTTTCAACACTCGAAGCACGCAAAGCACAGAGGAGTGGATGGAATCAAAACATGGCAGACGAGCTGCAGGGTTGTCGTCACCATTTCACATGTTTGCCGTAGCTCAGTATGTCGTCGAAATACGGAGTTTTAAAAAGGGGGAAATGTATAAATCATTAAGTAACGGGAAAATAAAAATTCCCAGTGGAAGCACATccaaactaacaaaaaaaaacaagatgggcACATTAACAGCTGATCTTATTTCAAAAGAGGCAAGTATTTGCAAAAGGCAATTCCCtctcttcattaaaaaaacaaaaccacatttcacCATACAGGCCTATGGTGATCAACTACCAGTCTATGTTACGACCAAACACGGGTACTGATCTCAGTGTTTGCTGTCTGCTGAGGCGGAGCGAGAACGTGAACGAGAGCGGGACCGAGAACGAGAGCGAGAACGGGAGCGAGACTGTTTGTTCTGAGCCGGGGCTGGTGAGCGCGAGCGAGACCTGGAGCGGGACTTGGAGCGAGACTTGGACCTGGAGGGGGATCTGGCTGCGCCCTTGCTTCCACCTGACGACTTCTTCTCTGGGGTGCGGCTGAGAGACCTGGAGCGGCTCCTGGAGCGGTTGCGGCTGCGGGAGCGACTCTTGGAACGAGAGTAGCTGCGGGAGCGGGAACGGCTCTTGCTGCGACTGTcgagaaaagagagacagaggttgtgttaaatattttggggttttttttgtttgggaAGAGCCAGGCTAGCGGTTTCCCTCTGCTGTCAGTCTTAATGCTAGGCTAATTACGAGCTTTAGCTTCCTATACTTGAAGCTACAGAAGTGCAATTTTAACAGAAATAGtcaagggagaaaaaaaaaaagaaaatcaccttCTGCTGTCCTCAAATATCTTCAGTTTGCGTCCGTTCAGTTCTGTCCCATCGAGCTTGGAAATGGCGTTCTTCATGTCACTGCGAGATGCAAACTCAACCACCCTGGATATTAAAGCAGAGACGTCACATTAGACACATTTCTCTCTTATGACTAACAAACTGTTTGACCGACATGAAGAACTCACCCTTCGTTTTTGTTGGGCCTGTGAGCGTCCACAAAGGTAACTTCACCTGCTTTTCTCATCAGGTCTTTCAGGTCCTGTTTCAAAGCATAACACAGGATTAGTGACACTGAACAGAACAAGAGGTGCCAGTGAGAACCGTTTCTGAcctggagggagagaaatgagCAGGCAGCAAGAAACCAGCACACACAGGTTATCTAATGCTGACTTTTGTCACTTTGTGATAAGCTCCCATTTCAGTGGAGGGCATGTAAACAAAAAGAGCCACTGAAAGTTCTCTGTTAGAGTGGACAAGTGTTTTTAACAGACTTTTTCTCAAAACAGTATTTCTTTGTCTCATTAATTGGCTCCATGAATTTGGacttaagatttttttttttgggctaaCCTGCAAAAACCTAATTCAACTCCAGGGTGAGACGTCTGACAAGTAGTTTGGGGTTTTTATGTGTCAAAAGTTAAAACTAGATGTATTTTTGGTTTAAGTCAATAGTGGACTTTGTGTCTGCATGTCTGAGATAAGTCTGATCTCATTAGGGGCTGTATGACAATAGAACTATGGCTCAACAAAAACCCAATTAGTCTCTTTTTGATTGGATTAAAAATGATGTGGCTCCAAGTGTTAGAGTAAAACTGCCCCGCCCCCCTCCCATTTGAGACTGTAACTCTACACTCTTTTACCACCCGACCCTGAACAAACCCAATCACATGAGTTTTATGCTACTTACCGCTCCATACCCAGGAAGACATTAGCATAGAGCCACTTGTCCAAATAGCAAATGGGAACCAATGCAGTGTTAAGCCCTTGAGAAACGACCTCGGCCTTGACTCAGCATCCGGCCTCCACAAGTAAGGAACCACCAGAGAGCAAGTAGAGAGAGGGGTGTGCGCCCGACTCAACACCCCCCCCAGCTCCATCAGCAACAGAAAAAGACCCAAATGGGAGAGTGTAGGGACCGTGGATTTGAGGGGGGTTACAGCAGTCGGGGGTGCCAGCCCACAGAACCTCCAGACTGTGGCTACGGACCTCCTAAGGCTACCGTATCCTGCGCTAGACCACTTTCACCCGCTACGGGGCCCAGCCAAGACTTTAGACCGGCGGCAACTGCGTGTAAGGAGAGGCACCAAATGGACACTATTCAGAAAAACAACCAGGAGATGGCGCTACACACTTGTGACACCTCCATGGAGGGTGTGCATTTACCTCTGATGTATAGGAAACCATAAAAAAgcagctgttaaaaaaaaaaatcagtaaatgtttttgttagaacaagtgtttttattttagatggagataaactaaaaaaaaggGGCTTTATATTGCGATTAGCCAATTATCTAATGAGTgcacaattttcaaaaatgtaatttgactACAAAAGCCGGCCCGATCATATGAATGCTGcatcacttaaaaaaaacatctcattaCAAGGTGACTTCAAAATTTgaaagaggttgtgttttcagacagaTGAGAACGGTTAGTAATCTCTTACCTGCCAGCTAATCCGTGAAGAGAGGTTCTCTACAATGAGCCTGTGGTCCGTCCGCACAGGAGGGCCGTACCTTAACAGGGAATTAAACAgagcattaaaaacatttttcaacaaaagcagatgaTAAATATTTCCTAACCAACCAGGAAAGCGTTGAGTATTGATCGCAGACTGTAAAACCCCACTGAGTACGTTCTCACTGCACAgagtgtttcactgtgtttactgatcttgtatttactttgtcgGCCTGTGTTAATATTGAACTTGATTCAGGACTGGAACAACAAGTTTTAATTTGCCATCTTCTTTGACTTAATCTCAGTTTGTTCAGCTTTTTGATTCTGCATTTTCTGCCAAATGTATCCCAATTATATGTTTGTCTTCATTTAGTGATTCTTGTCTTTAAATTTATGGATATGTTTGTGTACTAAGATAAACACATCGTCAAGAGTTTACTGCTCTTTATTTAACTTGGACGCAAGGAGAATAGAAGAAGGTGGAATTGGGTACTCACTTTAAAATcaagttaaatatatataatgaccGATCACAactgaaaagacatttttttccacaaaaagAACGATTCACCTGACTGTGTGACCTAAATACTCAAACAGGTAAGAGATCTATAATACGAGTTTTACTTAAAAAAGACTTAATGTACCTGGATCCACTGCTGCGAGATGGACGATAGCCGCCGCCACCGCCGCCACCCCCACTGCTGCCGCTACTGAAACGTCCCATTCCAGGGCCGCCACCTCTTCCTCGTCTGGAGCGAGCATGCTCGATAGTGACCCTGAGCAAGAAAGATAAGAACATTGTGTTCAGAAAATAACCAAAAATATACAACCAGCAATCAAatctaaaaacatttctgtaattCTCCCAGACAGCCCTTAAGTTATATGTCTGGAAAACGTTGGTGGGGTCCCttatgagaatacagcaggaaaatggaTGCAATAATGAAAAAATTATGTGATATCTCAGACTGAAAAAGAGGAGCATTACATGTAAAAGatagacaaagatgtcaacttgtaaagagaaaaagataCAAGAGCTCTAGTGATTCAGGAAGACGgcagtgtcaatgtgctgtaaacaaaaagcaGGATGTCCACAGCAGAATTATACTTCATGTCTTGCCTCCCGGTGGTAATTTAAAGCTGCTCCGTTCTTTGGTTGTAAACTCTGGCTTCCGGACTGCATGAACAGGCCAGAGGCTCAGAACACAGAGAACGCACCCAAGATTAGATGATTACCTTTCACTGCACAACTCCTTTCCATTCAACTCGTACACAGCATCATCTGCATCTCTATGGTCGTCGAATTCCTGAAAAGAGAGCAAACGGTCATTATAGAGGCAAAAAACAAGTCAGGTCGGTCATCATGATTCACATTATGTGGTATGTGACACTAACCACGAAGCCAAATCCATTCTTCAAGTTGATCTCCCGAATCCGTCCATATCCCTTGAAAAACTTctccacgtctctctctctggcatGTGGGCTCAAACGGCCGATGAAGACACGACAGCCACTCATGATGTTTTCTGCTGGTAATGGGAAAAACTTGTTTGGTAAATATCTCACCACAAAGGGAGTGAAAGTTTAATATTTGACTACTTGTCAGTTTCCTTACTTTGTCAGcagttcattttaaaacaccATGTGCCGAGTTTATTACCAATATGTTACTGAGCAGTAGTAAAGTCAAGATTGAAGCTGCTGTGTCAATAGTTCGGAATGACTCATGACCAGCGTTAAAGTAGTTTGCAGGTCTTGCAACTGTGAGACCCCACCCACTCGCATCATAAAAGTTTTGCATTAACCTTCactgaaaaacagcagagatgCTGTTGGGGACTGtaacaaacaattatttttcataGACAATCAATCTGAAACTTGTTTTCCTGAATGATGGTCAAGTTAAAGTCTTTTGTCCATTCCTGTTTGTCAGAATGCAAAGGTAACTTCTTcaaatgcttttgttttgttgaaccaacagtaaaaaaaatgctgaaataCTAAACTTAACAGGatatgaaacagaaaagaagtaAATCTTCATACCTTAGACTGAAATGTACTAGTATAAAGTATTTTCCATTAAGAATAACTATAGTTGAGGATAGTTTTTGGTTGATGATCAGCTCATCT contains:
- the srsf5a gene encoding serine and arginine rich splicing factor 5a — translated: MSGCRVFIGRLSPHARERDVEKFFKGYGRIREINLKNGFGFVEFDDHRDADDAVYELNGKELCSERVTIEHARSRRGRGGGPGMGRFSSGSSGGGGGGGGYRPSRSSGSRYGPPVRTDHRLIVENLSSRISWQDLKDLMRKAGEVTFVDAHRPNKNEGVVEFASRSDMKNAISKLDGTELNGRKLKIFEDSRSRSKSRSRSRSYSRSKSRSRSRNRSRSRSRSLSRTPEKKSSGGSKGAARSPSRSKSRSKSRSRSRSRSPAPAQNKQSRSRSRSRSRSRSRSRSRSASADSKH